A genomic region of Leptospira mtsangambouensis contains the following coding sequences:
- a CDS encoding class I SAM-dependent methyltransferase codes for MKNVWDEHYERPKSKLAFPDENLVRLLSRIQPKNKNALDFGCGSGRHSYLLQNEGYFVTGCDNSKTTIDLLNEGNSPIRFLHTPDADLPFSPNEFGLILSWGVFHYNKREEAKKLLSSLYESLDAGGYLLGSIRADGDTHLGLTQGKMNLSDLSGGYAETYSLEDLKSFLSIFSKTSIGYSERTPLGKLEERICHWFFLAEK; via the coding sequence ATGAAAAATGTCTGGGATGAACACTATGAAAGACCTAAGTCAAAATTGGCCTTTCCGGATGAAAATTTAGTCCGTCTTTTGTCTAGGATCCAACCAAAGAATAAAAATGCACTAGACTTTGGCTGTGGTTCTGGAAGGCATTCTTATCTTTTGCAAAATGAAGGTTATTTTGTCACTGGTTGTGACAATTCAAAAACCACCATTGATCTGTTAAATGAAGGTAATTCACCGATTCGTTTCCTCCACACTCCAGACGCAGACCTCCCATTTTCTCCTAATGAATTTGGGCTCATCTTAAGTTGGGGAGTTTTCCATTATAACAAAAGAGAGGAGGCAAAAAAACTCCTCTCCTCTTTATATGAATCCTTGGATGCTGGCGGGTATCTTTTGGGTTCGATCCGCGCGGATGGGGATACCCATCTGGGTCTAACACAAGGAAAAATGAATTTATCCGACTTAAGCGGCGGTTATGCGGAAACCTATTCTCTTGAAGATTTAAAATCTTTTTTATCCATTTTTTCCAAAACATCGATTGGTTATTCGGAAAGAACTCCACTTGGAAAACTAGAGGAGCGTATTTGTCACTGGTTTTTCCTTGCTGAAAAATAA
- a CDS encoding class I SAM-dependent methyltransferase has translation MNPNPTLSEICPLDQTNDWEPLYTTTGKYAGLSIVECKHCKLQALYPRPNQKELYTKDYYQGKAEYTYIDERDHKKFFQYVWKARIRNIKRFVKFGNFLDIGSSFGGFLESAKMEGFSVQGVEISEYASRYANENGIPTFQGDLLDAKFPNESFHVITMVEVIEHIENPNLFFKEITRILKPGGLLLLQTANFDGWQAKSEGSNYHYYMPGHVFYYSDTILKKILTNLGFSRFVSYFGVDFPLYAKLQKSRGSFHKWKDYFQWFRISFYHFKSKWKRNGFPITSSYVLYAFKK, from the coding sequence ATGAATCCGAACCCTACTTTGTCCGAAATTTGCCCTCTAGACCAAACTAACGATTGGGAACCACTTTACACAACAACCGGTAAATATGCAGGTTTATCCATCGTGGAATGCAAACACTGCAAACTCCAAGCACTCTATCCTCGCCCCAACCAAAAAGAACTTTATACCAAAGACTACTACCAAGGCAAAGCGGAGTATACATACATCGATGAAAGGGATCATAAAAAATTCTTTCAGTATGTTTGGAAGGCAAGGATTCGCAATATCAAAAGGTTCGTAAAGTTCGGAAACTTTTTAGACATTGGATCTTCCTTTGGGGGATTTTTAGAATCGGCAAAGATGGAAGGATTTTCTGTGCAAGGTGTGGAAATTTCAGAGTATGCTTCCCGTTATGCGAATGAAAATGGAATTCCTACTTTCCAAGGGGATTTACTGGATGCAAAATTTCCAAACGAATCCTTCCATGTGATCACGATGGTAGAAGTGATCGAACATATAGAAAATCCAAATTTATTTTTTAAAGAAATCACTCGGATTCTAAAACCAGGAGGACTTCTCCTATTGCAAACTGCCAATTTTGATGGATGGCAAGCCAAATCAGAAGGTTCAAACTATCACTATTATATGCCTGGCCATGTTTTTTATTACTCCGATACCATCTTAAAAAAAATATTGACGAACCTTGGATTTAGTCGTTTTGTATCGTACTTCGGAGTGGATTTTCCCTTATATGCGAAACTACAAAAATCGAGAGGATCATTTCACAAATGGAAAGATTACTTCCAATGGTTTCGCATTTCGTTCTACCATTTTAAGTCAAAATGGAAACGAAACGGATTCCCCATCACTTCCAGTTACGTTTTGTACGCTTTTAAAAAATAG
- a CDS encoding ATP-grasp domain-containing protein translates to MKQLTGSYLSIGAGENQIPLIRAAKARGLKVISVDTNPEAPGLVESDIRILESTHEYRKILHAMSRVPLPFKLMGVGSRSFGKAVYTVSYLAEKLKLRGNPRDTVNLFLDKERFKNSVGKFGIPLPPSVQTNLQPKAKEKKVELKFPLIAKPKEGSGKKGITVFDSEAEFKKFTRLKASEGYLLEPLISGDEVTVLGFVIARRFYLISLTDKITTGKPNFIEVAHVAPSQHIDMAGEIKMICQAVVTATKLKTGPFVAEFKITKNKECFLIESAPEVGGEFLADVLIPEHYGYKYFNDLLSVTIGEKTRPGFLKKAKDGITKSALVFTLPPERQKRMGEPFVLEPNTGESVFFQKQLVPSGATLDKLEGNHKRTQVFGISTKLSISTKDWLDSIFQRINS, encoded by the coding sequence ATGAAACAGCTTACCGGCAGTTATCTTTCCATCGGAGCCGGAGAGAACCAAATCCCACTCATCCGAGCGGCAAAAGCCAGGGGACTCAAAGTAATCTCTGTTGATACAAATCCAGAGGCCCCGGGTCTTGTGGAATCAGACATTCGCATATTAGAATCTACTCATGAGTATAGAAAAATCCTTCATGCCATGAGTCGTGTCCCTCTTCCTTTCAAACTAATGGGAGTGGGTTCCAGGTCATTTGGAAAAGCAGTTTATACAGTTTCTTATTTAGCAGAAAAATTAAAACTCCGGGGAAATCCTCGCGATACGGTAAATTTGTTTTTAGACAAAGAAAGGTTCAAAAACTCGGTGGGAAAATTTGGGATCCCCCTCCCCCCTTCCGTACAAACTAACTTACAACCCAAAGCCAAAGAAAAAAAGGTGGAACTAAAGTTTCCACTCATCGCCAAACCGAAAGAAGGTTCTGGGAAAAAAGGGATTACTGTATTCGATTCGGAAGCAGAGTTTAAAAAATTCACTCGTTTGAAAGCAAGTGAAGGCTATCTTTTGGAACCTCTGATTTCTGGGGATGAAGTTACTGTCCTTGGTTTTGTCATTGCCAGACGATTTTATTTGATTTCTCTCACAGACAAAATTACCACTGGAAAACCTAACTTTATTGAGGTGGCCCATGTGGCACCTTCCCAACATATCGATATGGCAGGAGAAATCAAAATGATCTGCCAGGCAGTTGTCACGGCAACCAAACTAAAAACGGGACCTTTTGTTGCCGAATTCAAAATCACCAAAAATAAAGAATGTTTTCTGATCGAATCGGCTCCTGAAGTAGGCGGAGAATTTTTGGCAGATGTTCTTATCCCCGAACACTACGGATATAAATACTTTAATGATTTACTTTCTGTGACCATTGGTGAAAAAACAAGGCCTGGTTTTTTAAAAAAAGCGAAGGACGGAATCACCAAATCGGCATTAGTCTTTACCCTTCCCCCGGAACGCCAAAAAAGGATGGGAGAACCTTTCGTCTTAGAACCAAACACAGGTGAATCTGTCTTTTTCCAAAAACAATTGGTACCGAGCGGTGCGACACTCGATAAATTAGAAGGAAATCACAAAAGAACCCAAGTGTTTGGTATCTCAACCAAACTATCCATTTCCACCAAAGATTGGTTAGATTCCATTTTTCAAAGAATCAACTCATGA
- a CDS encoding RNA recognition motif domain-containing protein, which yields MKLSIGNLPQSLTEEALEKLLSAHGKVEHLQIKRDKITKVSLGYGTADMADADATKAISALNGKEIEGKAIVLVNQEELTKSQNEAAKKKGSPAVSKPTFGRNQTSGGGNTGVQRRGGSRGS from the coding sequence ATGAAGTTATCCATTGGAAACCTACCCCAGTCGCTTACCGAAGAAGCCTTAGAAAAACTTCTTTCTGCTCATGGAAAAGTGGAACACCTCCAAATCAAACGGGACAAAATCACCAAGGTATCCTTGGGATATGGAACGGCAGATATGGCGGATGCTGATGCCACCAAGGCAATTTCGGCTCTCAACGGAAAAGAAATCGAAGGTAAGGCCATCGTCCTCGTCAACCAGGAAGAACTGACCAAATCCCAAAATGAAGCCGCGAAAAAGAAAGGAAGCCCAGCCGTTTCCAAACCTACTTTTGGCAGAAACCAAACTTCAGGTGGTGGCAATACAGGAGTCCAAAGAAGAGGCGGGTCTCGCGGTTCATAG
- a CDS encoding YhjD/YihY/BrkB family envelope integrity protein: MNDTTQPPLLVRLTTIPEEKGWKRKLILGIRVLLVSIHRFMKDDCLIIGSSLAYTTIVTLIPTLTVALALITVASGIQTRQGEMVDEINAYLLRNNIQFDITPYLETLTDIISTASQIGAVGFVVFIFSATAVLRSLEKAFHIIWKIDLHRNFINKFVFYFFLISFGPLLFVVGKNITDKISDSVRPPHLKSIVSTKHGDLWVAGEKGNIGSIKELNKPVSFIPNSSIDFENMLCIDFDTVETGTCKKPEISKENFFRIRSVGNALFSISEEGSFLYSNDLGNTWKLHSLKGITVSDFGAIDYDTLFILTKDTRTLRYEIGKTLKEIKRFTDPAITPIRIRFFSDKDGFILDREGRLWKTSDGGITFFPQEISPKPLNDIAFLNRNVGFLVGDSGAVFKTVDGGYTWTDLSHRKYSYERIWVFASPKKQDYDVYILTSLGDILLSEDEGENWSTAYKGKAGMILDMVLLSKKTKETAEAVTEGSESQAEEIVEIETEPEANSQSESMLGLVGVGEFNKIIRVEEDAKGQTIWKKYQGGKRFFSLYSIFQILLPLLALWLFFLLIFNIIPNTKVPIKASSIGAAVTGIILIIFFWGFINIYLTSFTEKTMIVYKALAAIPIALLAIYSISLIILYGAEVTATLQFPDRYILPKHPFDDIDSNLSYEFYKTIQVLALTYDHQSKQGELIKLSGIRKALLMPEKDLTTILEKLNEAKLIETTEDKRVAPVKLKEQIDLVALYEQTSSFKIGAPKELKQISPKLNESLSVLEEKLKEELKKISFKDLI; the protein is encoded by the coding sequence ATGAATGACACCACCCAACCTCCTTTGCTTGTACGACTCACTACGATTCCAGAAGAAAAAGGTTGGAAACGAAAACTCATTTTAGGGATTCGAGTTCTCCTTGTCTCCATCCACCGGTTTATGAAAGATGATTGCCTCATCATTGGATCAAGTCTTGCTTATACAACCATTGTCACTCTGATCCCAACACTCACAGTAGCACTTGCTCTCATCACTGTTGCTTCGGGGATCCAAACAAGGCAAGGGGAAATGGTAGATGAAATCAATGCCTACCTACTCCGAAATAATATTCAGTTTGATATCACACCATATCTCGAAACTTTAACAGATATCATTTCCACCGCTTCTCAAATTGGAGCCGTTGGATTTGTTGTTTTTATTTTTTCTGCAACGGCAGTACTACGGTCTTTAGAAAAAGCCTTCCATATCATTTGGAAAATTGACCTTCACAGAAATTTTATCAATAAGTTTGTATTTTATTTCTTTTTAATTTCTTTTGGTCCTCTTCTCTTTGTTGTCGGAAAAAATATCACAGATAAAATTTCTGATTCCGTTCGCCCTCCCCATCTCAAATCCATTGTTTCCACCAAACATGGAGATCTTTGGGTGGCAGGAGAAAAAGGAAATATTGGAAGTATCAAAGAACTAAATAAACCCGTATCCTTTATTCCAAATTCCAGTATTGATTTCGAAAATATGCTTTGTATTGATTTTGATACTGTAGAAACAGGAACCTGTAAAAAACCCGAGATCTCAAAAGAAAATTTTTTCCGGATTCGTAGTGTCGGGAATGCCCTATTTTCCATCTCGGAAGAAGGAAGTTTTCTTTATTCCAATGATTTAGGAAACACATGGAAACTTCATTCACTCAAAGGAATCACCGTCTCAGATTTTGGAGCCATTGATTATGATACTTTATTTATCCTAACAAAGGATACACGAACCCTTCGTTATGAAATCGGAAAAACTTTAAAAGAAATCAAAAGATTCACCGATCCTGCTATCACTCCCATTCGGATTCGTTTTTTTTCCGACAAAGATGGATTCATTTTGGACCGAGAAGGAAGGCTCTGGAAAACGAGCGATGGAGGGATCACTTTTTTCCCACAGGAAATTTCGCCTAAACCTTTAAATGACATTGCATTTCTCAATCGTAATGTTGGGTTTTTAGTGGGCGATAGTGGCGCTGTATTCAAAACCGTGGACGGAGGGTATACTTGGACAGACCTAAGTCATAGAAAGTATTCCTACGAACGTATTTGGGTATTTGCCTCTCCTAAAAAACAAGATTATGATGTTTATATCCTCACTTCACTTGGTGATATTCTTTTGTCAGAAGATGAGGGAGAAAACTGGTCCACCGCTTATAAAGGAAAAGCCGGGATGATTTTGGATATGGTCCTTCTTTCCAAAAAAACGAAAGAAACAGCGGAGGCTGTTACAGAGGGATCAGAATCCCAGGCAGAAGAAATAGTGGAAATCGAAACAGAACCGGAAGCTAACTCCCAAAGCGAAAGTATGTTAGGTTTAGTAGGTGTTGGAGAATTCAATAAAATCATTCGAGTGGAGGAAGATGCGAAAGGCCAAACCATTTGGAAAAAATACCAAGGGGGAAAAAGGTTCTTCTCTCTTTATTCCATTTTCCAAATTCTCCTACCTCTCCTTGCTCTTTGGCTTTTCTTTTTGTTAATTTTTAATATCATCCCTAATACAAAAGTTCCGATCAAAGCATCTTCTATTGGTGCAGCGGTGACTGGAATCATTCTCATCATTTTCTTTTGGGGGTTTATCAATATCTATCTAACCTCATTCACGGAAAAAACGATGATTGTGTATAAGGCTCTAGCGGCAATCCCCATTGCACTTCTTGCCATTTACTCCATCTCACTGATCATCCTGTATGGTGCGGAAGTCACTGCCACTTTACAATTCCCAGACCGATACATCCTTCCGAAACATCCGTTCGATGACATTGATAGTAATTTGTCTTATGAATTTTACAAAACCATTCAGGTATTGGCCCTCACCTATGACCACCAATCCAAACAGGGAGAACTCATCAAACTTTCTGGGATACGGAAAGCGCTTCTCATGCCAGAAAAAGATTTAACTACCATTTTAGAAAAGTTAAACGAGGCCAAACTAATAGAGACAACGGAAGACAAACGAGTAGCTCCAGTAAAACTGAAAGAACAGATTGATCTGGTTGCCTTATACGAACAAACTTCCAGTTTTAAAATTGGGGCACCGAAAGAACTCAAACAGATTTCGCCAAAACTAAATGAAAGCCTAAGTGTGTTGGAAGAGAAACTAAAAGAAGAACTTAAAAAAATCTCGTTTAAAGATTTGATTTAA